A stretch of Flavobacterium sp. N2270 DNA encodes these proteins:
- a CDS encoding prephenate dehydratase has translation MNLKIAIQGIQGSFHHQVAHQYFDKNVQLHECSSFREVVTSLKTNQSDKAVMAIENSIAGAILPNYSLIDKNELHIIGEFYLDIDMNLMVFPNQKIEDITEVHSHPIALLQCADFFSQYPHIKLVESSDTAITAKRIEEGLIKNMGALASSVAAKTYNLEIIAKSVHTVKSNKTRFVILKNSNQEIPKELINKASIKFELEDNPGALATVLNVLNNSKLNLTKIQSLPVIETPFTYAFFVDVVFEKHKHFEKAIKILELMTKHFKVLGEYQSAN, from the coding sequence ATGAATTTAAAAATAGCAATACAAGGAATACAAGGCTCGTTTCATCATCAAGTGGCACATCAATATTTTGATAAAAATGTGCAATTGCATGAATGCTCTTCTTTTAGAGAAGTAGTTACGAGTTTGAAAACGAACCAATCGGATAAAGCAGTAATGGCAATTGAAAATTCTATAGCTGGAGCTATTTTACCAAATTACTCATTAATCGATAAAAACGAATTACATATAATAGGCGAATTTTACTTGGACATAGATATGAATTTAATGGTTTTTCCAAATCAAAAAATAGAAGATATTACTGAAGTTCATTCGCATCCAATTGCGCTATTGCAATGCGCTGATTTTTTCAGTCAGTATCCACATATAAAATTGGTTGAAAGTTCAGATACTGCAATTACTGCTAAACGAATAGAAGAAGGTTTAATTAAAAATATGGGCGCATTAGCTAGTTCAGTTGCTGCAAAAACGTATAATTTGGAGATTATTGCCAAAAGTGTACACACTGTTAAAAGTAATAAAACTCGATTTGTGATTCTGAAAAATTCAAATCAAGAAATTCCAAAAGAGTTAATTAATAAGGCTTCTATAAAATTTGAATTAGAAGATAATCCAGGAGCATTAGCCACAGTTTTGAATGTTTTGAATAATAGTAAATTGAATTTAACAAAAATACAATCTTTACCCGTTATTGAAACGCCTTTTACCTATGCTTTTTTTGTAGATGTTGTTTTTGAAAAACACAAACATTTTGAAAAAGCAATCAAAATTTTAGAATTAATGACCAAGCATTTTAAAGTTTTAGGAGAATACCAAAGTGCTAATTAA
- the gldA gene encoding gliding motility-associated ABC transporter ATP-binding subunit GldA has protein sequence MSIEVVNISKSYGEQKALDNVSFSISKGEIVGFLGPNGAGKSTLMKILTTYISADEGNALVNNNDVIENAKAVQKAVGYLPEHNPLYLDLYIREYLAFNADVYKTPKARIEEVITLTGLTPESNKKIGELSKGYRQRVGLACALLHDPEVLILDEPTTGLDPNQLVEIRELIKSIGKNKTVFLSTHIMQEVEAICDRIIIINNGKIVTDKKLNQISESTEQTIVVEFDLKIEEQFIQKLPNLTSYKNTHDMIWELTFKSNQDMRSVVFDFAQENGLKTLQLSSKDKNVEAVFREMTAKK, from the coding sequence ATGTCGATAGAAGTTGTAAATATTTCCAAAAGTTACGGAGAACAAAAAGCATTAGATAATGTAAGTTTTTCAATTTCAAAAGGAGAGATTGTTGGTTTTTTAGGCCCAAATGGAGCTGGAAAATCTACATTAATGAAAATTTTAACGACATACATTTCTGCAGATGAAGGCAATGCATTAGTAAACAACAACGATGTTATTGAAAATGCAAAAGCAGTTCAAAAAGCAGTTGGTTATTTACCTGAACACAATCCTTTATATTTAGACTTATACATTAGAGAATATTTAGCTTTTAATGCTGATGTTTATAAAACCCCAAAAGCAAGAATTGAAGAAGTAATTACTCTAACAGGGTTAACTCCGGAAAGCAATAAAAAAATAGGCGAGTTATCTAAAGGATATCGCCAAAGAGTTGGACTTGCATGTGCGCTTTTACATGATCCTGAAGTTTTAATTTTAGATGAACCTACAACTGGTTTAGACCCAAATCAATTAGTTGAAATAAGAGAATTGATAAAAAGCATTGGAAAAAACAAAACTGTTTTTCTTTCTACTCACATCATGCAAGAAGTTGAAGCTATTTGTGACAGAATTATTATTATTAATAATGGTAAAATTGTAACCGATAAAAAATTAAATCAAATATCTGAAAGCACAGAACAAACAATTGTTGTTGAATTTGATTTAAAAATTGAAGAACAGTTTATTCAAAAATTACCAAACCTAACTTCTTATAAAAATACACACGATATGATTTGGGAACTTACTTTTAAAAGTAACCAAGATATGCGTTCTGTAGTTTTTGATTTCGCTCAAGAAAATGGGTTAAAAACGCTACAACTAAGCTCTAAAGACAAAAACGTTGAAGCTGTATTTAGAGAAATGACTGCAAAAAAATAA
- a CDS encoding tetratricopeptide repeat protein, whose amino-acid sequence MKSLSFILVLLFTISFSFANETDDFKNKARELKTNNEFKDAIKFYIKAIKLTEEEKQLAELYFEVSDCYFQIGNKKMAIRVIEEAIIKFGVTKMDIISNDFTCCTTNYFLVDNIKNYNSLRQKYISKLKDIDAFLIYDDYLVKK is encoded by the coding sequence ATGAAAAGTTTATCATTCATTTTAGTTCTGTTATTTACAATTAGTTTTTCGTTTGCTAATGAGACAGATGATTTTAAAAATAAAGCAAGAGAATTAAAAACAAATAATGAGTTTAAAGATGCGATTAAATTTTATATTAAAGCTATAAAGCTAACTGAAGAAGAAAAACAATTGGCTGAACTTTATTTTGAAGTATCTGATTGTTATTTTCAAATAGGTAATAAAAAAATGGCTATTCGTGTAATTGAAGAAGCAATTATAAAGTTTGGGGTAACAAAAATGGATATTATTTCTAATGACTTTACATGTTGTACTACAAATTATTTTTTAGTTGATAATATAAAAAATTATAATAGTTTGCGTCAAAAGTATATTTCAAAATTAAAAGACATTGATGCTTTTTTAATATATGACGATTATTTAGTAAAAAAATAA
- the metF gene encoding methylenetetrahydrofolate reductase [NAD(P)H]: MKVTQHIEKANGKPLFSFEILPPLKGQNIQSIFDSIDPLMEFKPPFIDVTYHREEYEFKELPSGLLQKKIVKKRPGTVGICAGIQNKYDVDAIPHVLCGGFTKEDTENLLIDLDFLGIDNVVALRGDALKNETYFKPEKEGNEYASDLVKQISNLNNGIYLDEDLQNSCCTNFCIGIAGYPEKHMEAPSMDSDIHFLKQKIKNGADYIVTQMFFDNKKFFEFVKKCRKSGITVPIIPGLKPIATKKQLNLIPHRFKVDLPDDLIMAVVKAKDNEAVKQIGIEWCLQQSKELIEAGTPCLHYYSMGKAENIKAIAKKIF, translated from the coding sequence ATGAAAGTAACCCAACATATAGAAAAAGCCAACGGAAAACCTTTGTTCTCCTTCGAAATATTACCACCTTTAAAAGGACAAAATATCCAATCTATTTTTGACAGTATTGATCCTTTAATGGAATTCAAACCACCTTTTATCGATGTAACGTATCATCGTGAAGAATACGAGTTCAAGGAATTGCCAAGTGGTTTATTGCAAAAGAAAATTGTAAAAAAACGACCTGGAACGGTTGGAATTTGTGCTGGAATTCAGAATAAATACGATGTAGATGCCATTCCTCATGTTTTGTGTGGTGGTTTTACTAAAGAAGATACAGAAAACCTTTTAATTGATTTAGATTTTCTTGGAATTGATAATGTGGTTGCTCTTCGTGGTGATGCTTTAAAAAATGAAACGTATTTCAAACCTGAAAAAGAAGGAAATGAATATGCTTCAGATTTAGTAAAACAAATTTCAAATTTAAATAACGGAATTTATTTAGATGAAGATTTGCAAAACTCCTGTTGTACTAACTTTTGTATTGGAATTGCAGGTTATCCAGAAAAACACATGGAAGCACCAAGTATGGACAGTGATATTCATTTCTTAAAGCAAAAAATTAAAAATGGTGCAGATTATATTGTAACTCAAATGTTTTTTGACAATAAAAAGTTCTTTGAATTTGTTAAAAAATGCAGAAAATCAGGAATCACTGTGCCAATTATTCCAGGATTGAAGCCTATTGCTACTAAGAAACAATTAAATTTAATTCCACACAGATTTAAAGTAGATTTACCAGACGATTTAATCATGGCAGTTGTAAAAGCAAAAGACAATGAAGCTGTAAAACAAATCGGAATCGAATGGTGTCTGCAGCAAAGTAAAGAATTAATTGAAGCTGGAACTCCATGTTTGCATTATTATTCCATGGGAAAGGCTGAAAATATAAAAGCTATTGCGAAAAAAATATTTTAA